In a genomic window of Aeromicrobium panaciterrae:
- a CDS encoding ammonium transporter, whose product MNTGDTAWVLASSALVLLMTPGLAFFYGGMTRSKSVLNMMMMSFGAISVVSVLWVLYGFSVAFGEEKSGLWGGLDWAGMKHMTSIETTLNGSVYGIPLLVFAAFQLMFAIITVALISGAIADRAKFVTWLIFSVLWVSIVYFPVAHWVFDFGNEDGEGAGWLAAKGVLDFAGGTAVHVNAGAAGLALALVLGKRVGWKRDPMRPHSLPLVMLGAGLLWFGWFGFNAGSALGANALAGQAFFTTMVATAAAVLGWMLVELVRDKKATSLGAASGAVAGLVAITPACAFVTPVGAVGLGLVAGAICAFAVGLKYKLGIDDSLDVVGVHLVGGAVGALSLGFISNYSGSEGFFYGGDSTVLGHQALAVGAVAAFSFTVSLILGKLLDLTIGFRVSEETEVTGIDQIEHLETAYEFAGSGGGSHLTKGL is encoded by the coding sequence ATGAATACCGGTGATACCGCGTGGGTCCTGGCCAGCTCGGCCTTGGTCCTGCTCATGACGCCCGGCCTGGCGTTCTTCTATGGCGGGATGACACGCAGCAAGAGCGTGCTCAACATGATGATGATGAGCTTCGGCGCCATCAGCGTCGTCTCGGTGCTCTGGGTGCTCTACGGCTTCTCAGTTGCGTTCGGCGAGGAGAAGAGCGGCCTGTGGGGCGGTCTTGACTGGGCAGGCATGAAGCACATGACCTCCATCGAGACGACTCTCAACGGCTCGGTCTACGGGATCCCGCTGCTGGTGTTCGCGGCCTTCCAGCTGATGTTCGCGATCATCACAGTTGCGCTGATCAGCGGCGCCATCGCTGACCGCGCGAAGTTCGTCACCTGGCTGATCTTCTCCGTGCTCTGGGTCAGCATCGTTTACTTCCCGGTTGCGCACTGGGTCTTCGACTTCGGCAACGAAGACGGCGAAGGCGCCGGTTGGCTCGCCGCCAAGGGCGTCCTCGACTTCGCCGGTGGTACCGCTGTCCACGTCAACGCCGGTGCAGCAGGCCTCGCCCTGGCACTGGTTCTTGGCAAGCGCGTCGGTTGGAAGCGCGACCCGATGCGTCCGCACAGCTTGCCGCTCGTAATGCTCGGTGCCGGACTCCTGTGGTTCGGTTGGTTCGGCTTCAACGCAGGCTCGGCACTCGGTGCGAACGCGCTGGCCGGTCAGGCGTTCTTCACCACAATGGTCGCCACAGCTGCAGCCGTGCTCGGTTGGATGCTCGTGGAGCTCGTCCGTGACAAGAAGGCAACCAGCCTCGGCGCCGCTTCCGGTGCTGTGGCCGGACTCGTGGCCATCACGCCTGCGTGTGCCTTCGTGACACCCGTTGGCGCTGTCGGCCTCGGACTCGTGGCAGGCGCGATCTGTGCCTTCGCCGTGGGCCTCAAGTACAAGCTGGGCATCGACGACTCGCTCGATGTCGTGGGCGTTCACCTCGTCGGCGGTGCGGTCGGCGCTCTGTCGCTCGGCTTCATCTCCAACTACTCCGGAAGCGAAGGCTTCTTCTACGGAGGCGACTCGACCGTGCTCGGCCACCAGGCACTCGCAGTCGGCGCCGTCGCGGCCTTCTCGTTCACCGTGTCGCTCATCCTCGGCAAGCTGCTCGATCTGACGATCGGGTTCCGTGTCAGCGAAGAGACTGAAGTGACCGGCATCGACCAGATCGAACATCTCGAAACCGCATACGAATTTGCCGGCTCCGGCGGCGGCTCGCACCTCACGAAGGGACTCTGA
- a CDS encoding PH domain-containing protein — protein sequence MSESSPAVTEAVGLRTHPLTGVVQGTLWAAAAVFGLFSSMFSGEGLNGINPVLTGFILLFSGLLIGMGVGFLTWRFTRYVIDGTELRINSGIITKSSRRIPYERIQSVDIAEPLVARIFGLAELRIEMAGGKNSRTSLRFLKLDDAGALRRVLLDRTHGRTTADEAPDEQRSIITVVPPMRIIIGTLLSLDFLFAALGTVGVLIAALWFGNVIAFIGGIIPLASWLVQIVGQRVIQQWDFTLSRGERGLRIERGLLSRTSQTIPYDRVQGIAIKEPLVWRRLGWQRLEVDVAGYASQGSESEGNNANSTLLPISDAPLANAIIAELLPGADPAIGNRTYASPRSWWFAPIGFRYRWVAANAATFVASEGWIQRTTSIVPHHKTQSVELSQGPLQRRLGLATVEVHSPKGPVDADGRNLPADAARATMLAQLDRAREARS from the coding sequence GTGTCTGAGTCCTCACCCGCAGTCACCGAGGCGGTAGGGCTGCGCACTCATCCGCTGACCGGGGTGGTCCAGGGGACGCTCTGGGCTGCTGCCGCAGTGTTCGGTCTCTTCAGCTCGATGTTCAGCGGCGAAGGTTTGAACGGGATCAACCCCGTGCTCACCGGCTTCATCCTGCTTTTCAGTGGCTTGCTGATCGGCATGGGTGTTGGTTTCCTGACCTGGCGATTCACCCGCTATGTGATCGACGGAACCGAGCTGCGCATCAACAGCGGCATCATCACCAAGTCGTCACGGCGCATCCCGTACGAACGCATTCAGTCGGTCGACATAGCCGAACCCCTCGTTGCTCGTATCTTCGGTCTCGCCGAGTTGCGCATCGAGATGGCGGGCGGCAAGAACTCCCGCACGTCGCTGCGATTCCTCAAGCTCGACGACGCCGGAGCACTTCGACGCGTACTGCTCGACCGAACCCACGGGCGAACGACAGCAGATGAGGCGCCCGATGAGCAGCGCAGCATCATCACGGTCGTCCCGCCCATGCGCATCATCATCGGCACGCTGCTGTCACTCGACTTCCTGTTCGCAGCACTCGGAACCGTCGGAGTGCTGATCGCGGCGCTGTGGTTCGGCAACGTGATTGCGTTCATCGGCGGCATCATCCCGCTGGCCTCCTGGCTCGTGCAGATCGTCGGTCAGCGCGTCATCCAGCAGTGGGACTTCACCCTCTCGCGCGGTGAGCGTGGTCTGAGGATCGAGCGCGGTCTGTTGTCTCGTACCTCGCAGACCATCCCGTACGACCGCGTCCAGGGCATCGCGATCAAAGAACCCTTGGTGTGGCGGCGTCTTGGCTGGCAGCGACTCGAGGTCGACGTCGCCGGGTATGCCTCCCAGGGCAGCGAGAGCGAAGGCAACAATGCCAACTCGACCCTCCTCCCGATCAGCGACGCGCCTCTCGCGAACGCGATCATCGCCGAACTGCTCCCCGGCGCAGACCCTGCGATCGGCAACCGCACGTACGCGTCGCCACGATCGTGGTGGTTCGCACCGATCGGTTTCCGCTACCGCTGGGTTGCTGCCAACGCTGCAACCTTCGTGGCCAGCGAAGGCTGGATCCAGCGGACGACCAGCATCGTGCCGCATCACAAGACACAGTCGGTGGAGCTCAGCCAGGGACCGCTTCAGCGCCGTCTCGGACTGGCCACAGTCGAAGTGCACTCGCCCAAGGGTCCCGTCGATGCAGACGGCAGGAACCTCCCGGCCGATGCTGCTCGCGCGACGATGTTGGCACAGCTCGACCGCGCACGAGAGGCCCGCTCATGA
- the smc gene encoding chromosome segregation protein SMC, which translates to MYLKSLTLRGFKSFASSTTLQFETGITCVVGPNGSGKSNVVDALAWVMGEQGAKSLRGGKMEDVIFAGTSGRPPLGRAEVVLTIDNTDGALPIEYTEVTITRTMFRNGGSEYAINGNTCRLLDVQELLSDSGIGREMHVIVGQGQLDSVLRATPEERRGFIEEAAGVLKHRKRKEKALRKLDATQGNLTRLNDVLTELRRQLKPLGRQAEVARRAAVIQADVRDARARLLADDVTQARKVIAEELADETALKDRRQSVEAAIAEAREQETVLEDQLREDSPRLAAAQETWYSLSGLRERFRGTAGLANERVRLAAVEADDRRVGRDPEALEAEARAAQAKHEQLDAGVSEATESLEQVIAAKDAAEAAYTAEERRVAGLLRAAADQREGLARLHGQVNSLKSRATAAGEEIGRLTVARDEAELRATDAHREFSSLENTIAGLNAGESGLDEDLETAETALAEIVEQLASLGSQTQEAERQQSALAARKEALELGLARKDGAGALLAATDEISGLLGSVAALLTVRSGFETAIASALGSAADAVAVDHLDTAVSAMEKLKSEDLGRAGMLLGGGEVDDSSWPGLPAFATYAIDVVDGPAKLQGALRRLLYKVAVVDDLEQSRQLISQSPDVVAVTRDGDVLGPHFASGGSSSKQSLIEVKAAIETAAEDLERAVHTLERLRFEIEGAETRRVVAQDHVDAALGRLHESDATMAAVAENLGHLGATSRAARGEADRLTTAINAAAEARDVDLSGLAELEDRLQQAESAPEEEPDTTLLEELAEKASAGRRSETDARLALRTNEERARALAAQVSSLFEAAAAERQARIKAEERRERQLREAETAKAVIAASDRVLVRLEQSVLQASELRRTIESSRSGREETLRGVRIKLRELSTELDGLTDSVHKDEMARAEMRLRLEGLETRALEELGLNIEELIADYGPDQLVTPIAETPEEGEDAAEPGPAVPYNRDEQTKRLRAAERSMAMLGKVNPLALEEFSALEERHQFLSEQLEDLRKTRKDLLEIVEEVDAKVEQVFTEAWYDVEREFADVFSRLFPGGEGSLILTDPQNMLTTGIDVEARPPGKKVKRLSLLSGGERSLVAVAFLVALFKARPSPFYILDEVEAALDDTNLGRLLEIYEELRASSQLIVITHQKRTMEVADALYGVSMRGDGVSAVISQRLRDEASA; encoded by the coding sequence TTGTACCTCAAGAGCCTCACACTTCGTGGGTTCAAGTCCTTTGCATCCTCGACGACTCTCCAGTTCGAAACTGGCATCACGTGTGTCGTCGGCCCCAACGGCTCCGGCAAGTCCAATGTCGTTGACGCCCTCGCGTGGGTCATGGGCGAGCAGGGAGCCAAGTCACTGCGCGGCGGCAAGATGGAAGACGTCATCTTTGCCGGTACGTCTGGCCGCCCGCCGCTCGGTCGCGCCGAGGTCGTACTCACGATCGACAACACCGATGGCGCGCTTCCCATCGAGTACACCGAAGTCACGATCACCCGCACGATGTTCCGCAACGGCGGATCCGAATACGCGATCAACGGCAACACCTGCCGACTCCTCGACGTCCAGGAACTGCTGAGCGATTCGGGTATCGGCCGCGAGATGCACGTCATCGTCGGCCAGGGCCAGCTCGACAGTGTCCTGCGCGCCACGCCCGAGGAGCGTCGCGGCTTCATCGAAGAAGCTGCCGGTGTCCTCAAGCACCGCAAGCGCAAAGAGAAGGCGCTCCGCAAGCTTGATGCGACACAAGGCAATCTGACTCGACTCAACGACGTACTCACCGAGCTTCGTCGTCAGTTGAAGCCGCTCGGTCGTCAGGCCGAAGTCGCTCGCCGAGCCGCCGTCATCCAGGCCGACGTACGCGACGCCCGGGCCCGCTTGCTCGCCGACGACGTGACGCAGGCACGCAAGGTCATCGCCGAGGAGTTGGCCGACGAGACCGCGTTGAAGGATCGCCGACAGTCAGTCGAGGCGGCGATCGCCGAGGCTCGCGAACAGGAGACGGTGCTCGAGGACCAGCTGCGCGAGGACTCTCCGCGTCTGGCCGCTGCCCAAGAGACCTGGTACTCGCTGTCGGGTCTGCGTGAACGCTTCCGCGGTACGGCTGGTCTGGCCAACGAGCGCGTGCGCCTAGCTGCTGTCGAGGCTGACGATCGTCGAGTCGGTCGTGACCCCGAAGCGCTCGAGGCCGAAGCACGTGCGGCGCAAGCCAAGCACGAGCAGCTCGATGCCGGCGTATCCGAAGCAACCGAATCTCTCGAGCAGGTGATCGCTGCGAAGGATGCAGCCGAAGCCGCCTACACAGCCGAAGAGCGTCGCGTTGCGGGTCTGCTTCGTGCCGCCGCCGATCAGCGTGAAGGTCTGGCCCGGCTCCATGGCCAGGTCAACTCGCTCAAGAGTCGCGCCACAGCAGCCGGTGAAGAAATTGGCCGCCTGACAGTGGCGCGTGACGAGGCCGAGCTTCGCGCCACGGACGCGCACCGTGAGTTCAGCTCGCTCGAGAACACGATCGCTGGACTCAACGCTGGCGAGTCTGGACTCGACGAGGACCTCGAGACGGCCGAAACGGCCCTCGCCGAAATCGTCGAACAGCTGGCATCGCTCGGTTCCCAGACGCAAGAGGCTGAGCGTCAGCAGTCCGCTCTGGCCGCACGCAAGGAAGCGCTCGAGCTGGGTCTGGCCCGCAAGGACGGCGCGGGCGCGCTGCTTGCGGCGACCGACGAGATCAGTGGGCTCCTTGGCTCGGTTGCAGCACTGCTGACCGTACGCAGTGGGTTCGAGACCGCAATCGCCTCGGCCCTCGGTTCAGCCGCGGATGCCGTCGCTGTCGATCACCTCGACACCGCTGTCTCGGCAATGGAGAAGCTCAAGTCTGAGGACCTTGGGCGTGCTGGCATGTTGCTCGGCGGCGGCGAGGTTGATGACTCGTCGTGGCCCGGATTGCCAGCATTCGCGACCTACGCGATTGACGTAGTCGATGGTCCCGCCAAGTTGCAGGGTGCGTTGCGGCGGCTGCTCTACAAGGTCGCTGTGGTCGATGACCTTGAGCAGTCCCGTCAGCTGATCTCCCAATCTCCTGATGTCGTTGCCGTGACTCGTGACGGCGACGTCCTGGGTCCGCACTTCGCGTCAGGTGGATCGTCGTCGAAGCAGAGCCTGATCGAGGTCAAGGCTGCGATCGAGACAGCCGCCGAAGACCTCGAGCGAGCGGTGCACACGCTGGAGCGCCTTCGCTTCGAGATCGAAGGTGCCGAGACTCGTCGGGTTGTCGCTCAGGATCACGTCGATGCGGCGCTGGGTCGACTTCACGAGTCGGACGCCACGATGGCTGCAGTCGCCGAAAATCTCGGCCACCTGGGCGCCACATCGCGAGCTGCACGTGGCGAGGCCGATCGACTGACGACGGCGATCAACGCGGCGGCCGAGGCTCGCGATGTCGACCTCTCAGGACTCGCCGAGCTTGAGGACCGACTCCAGCAGGCCGAGTCCGCGCCGGAGGAAGAGCCGGACACGACCCTGCTCGAGGAACTTGCCGAGAAGGCATCCGCTGGTCGCCGCTCCGAGACCGACGCTCGGCTCGCGTTGCGTACCAACGAAGAGCGCGCCCGTGCCCTTGCCGCGCAGGTCAGCTCACTTTTCGAGGCCGCCGCCGCCGAGCGTCAGGCCCGCATCAAGGCCGAAGAACGGCGCGAACGTCAGCTCCGTGAGGCCGAAACCGCCAAGGCTGTGATCGCCGCGAGCGATCGCGTGCTCGTGCGGCTCGAGCAGTCGGTTCTGCAAGCCTCCGAGCTCCGTCGAACGATCGAGTCGTCACGCTCCGGTCGCGAGGAGACGCTGCGAGGCGTACGCATCAAGTTGCGCGAGCTGAGCACCGAGCTCGACGGACTCACCGACTCAGTCCACAAGGACGAGATGGCCAGGGCCGAGATGCGCCTGCGCCTCGAAGGACTTGAGACCCGGGCCCTCGAAGAGCTGGGCCTCAACATCGAAGAGCTGATCGCCGACTACGGCCCGGATCAGCTCGTGACACCGATCGCCGAGACGCCCGAGGAGGGCGAGGACGCCGCCGAGCCCGGTCCTGCAGTTCCGTACAACCGCGACGAGCAGACCAAGCGGCTTCGCGCCGCGGAGCGATCCATGGCGATGCTCGGCAAGGTCAACCCGCTTGCCCTTGAGGAATTCAGTGCGCTTGAGGAGCGTCACCAGTTCCTGTCGGAGCAGCTCGAGGACCTGCGCAAGACTCGCAAGGATCTGCTGGAGATCGTCGAAGAGGTTGACGCGAAGGTTGAGCAGGTCTTCACCGAGGCTTGGTACGACGTTGAGCGCGAGTTCGCCGACGTGTTCTCACGACTCTTCCCGGGCGGTGAGGGATCGCTGATCCTGACCGACCCGCAGAACATGCTCACGACCGGCATCGACGTGGAGGCCAGGCCTCCTGGCAAGAAGGTCAAGCGACTGTCGCTGCTCTCCGGCGGTGAGCGCTCGCTGGTCGCGGTGGCATTCCTGGTCGCACTGTTCAAGGCGCGCCCGAGCCCGTTCTACATCCTCGATGAGGTTGAAGCGGCTCTCGATGACACCAACCTCGGTCGTCTGCTGGAGATCTACGAAGAGCTGCGCGCCAGCTCGCAGCTGATCGTGATCACGCACCAGAAGCGCACGATGGAAGTTGCCGACGCGCTCTACGGCGTCTCGATGCGCGGCGACGGCGTCTCAGCCGTGATCAGCCAGCGCCTGCGTGACGAGGCTTCGGCTTGA
- a CDS encoding P-II family nitrogen regulator, whose amino-acid sequence MKLVTAVIKPHKWEEVREALAAAGVAGMTVTEASGYGQQKGHTEVYRGAEYDVSLVPKIRLEVVVDDADVDSVVATISGAAKTGKIGDGKVWVIPVESVVRVRTGETDEAAL is encoded by the coding sequence ATGAAGCTCGTTACAGCAGTCATCAAGCCGCACAAGTGGGAAGAGGTCCGCGAGGCTCTCGCCGCTGCGGGTGTCGCCGGTATGACCGTGACTGAGGCCAGTGGCTATGGCCAGCAGAAGGGTCACACAGAGGTCTACCGCGGTGCGGAGTACGACGTCTCGCTGGTTCCGAAGATCCGCCTCGAGGTCGTCGTCGATGATGCCGATGTCGACAGCGTGGTTGCCACGATCAGTGGTGCCGCCAAGACCGGCAAGATCGGTGACGGCAAGGTGTGGGTCATTCCCGTCGAGTCCGTCGTACGCGTTCGTACTGGCGAAACCGACGAGGCAGCCCTCTAA
- a CDS encoding GNAT family N-acetyltransferase gives MILRPIEQSDLDAWRPLWDGYNEFYERTGDAALSEEVTSTTWARFFDPAEPIFAMVAEGDGQLVGLVHYLFHRSSSRIDLVCYLQDLFTLPTERGKGVGRALIEAVSERTHAEGIKRVYWQTHETNTPGRRLYDSVAENQGFIVYVRDQP, from the coding sequence ATGATCCTCCGCCCGATAGAACAGTCCGATCTCGACGCCTGGCGTCCGCTGTGGGACGGCTACAACGAGTTCTACGAGCGCACAGGCGATGCCGCCCTGAGCGAGGAAGTCACCTCAACGACCTGGGCACGCTTCTTCGATCCCGCCGAGCCGATCTTCGCTATGGTCGCCGAAGGCGACGGTCAGCTCGTCGGACTCGTCCACTATCTGTTCCATCGCAGCTCATCGCGCATCGACCTCGTCTGCTATCTCCAAGACCTCTTCACGTTGCCGACAGAACGAGGCAAAGGCGTTGGGCGTGCACTGATCGAGGCGGTCAGCGAGCGAACTCACGCCGAGGGCATCAAGCGCGTCTACTGGCAGACGCATGAGACCAACACACCAGGTCGACGGCTCTATGACTCGGTCGCAGAGAACCAAGGCTTCATCGTCTACGTCCGCGACCAGCCCTAG
- a CDS encoding PH domain-containing protein yields MDPLFEPVVGEWKRNSPRLATVRRILTLVFSAVFLVAGIALALLLPDDLRWIGAIVAAVALAGAVWGWIWSGRNQRSWGYAENADDLLVTSGVMFKRLVAIPYGRMQFVDVEAGPLARAYGIATVTLHTASPETAADVPGLPADQATALRNRLTELGESHGAGV; encoded by the coding sequence GTGGATCCTCTCTTCGAACCCGTCGTCGGCGAATGGAAGCGCAACTCCCCCCGTCTTGCCACCGTTCGTCGCATTCTGACCCTCGTCTTTTCGGCGGTATTCCTGGTCGCTGGCATCGCCCTGGCGCTCCTTTTGCCCGACGATCTGAGGTGGATCGGAGCGATCGTCGCTGCCGTCGCCCTGGCCGGTGCGGTGTGGGGCTGGATCTGGTCCGGACGTAACCAACGCAGTTGGGGCTACGCCGAGAACGCTGACGATCTACTCGTCACGAGTGGCGTGATGTTCAAGCGGCTCGTCGCAATCCCCTACGGCCGCATGCAGTTCGTGGATGTCGAAGCCGGCCCCCTTGCCCGCGCCTACGGCATCGCCACCGTCACGCTGCATACCGCGAGTCCTGAGACCGCCGCAGACGTACCCGGCCTCCCCGCCGATCAAGCGACCGCGCTCCGCAACCGGCTGACTGAGCTCGGCGAATCGCACGGCGCCGGTGTCTGA
- a CDS encoding thioesterase family protein, with product MSQATLRTEFPTLRTITTRWEDEDVYGHVNNVVYYSYFDTAVNGYLMEATGTDIRKLDAVGLVVETQCTFKRSLGFPEDVRAGIAVTKIGGTSIEYRIGLFQGDTDEPAAIGRFVHVYVDAETRKVIRIPQSIKDAVTPLLQESEPS from the coding sequence TTGAGTCAGGCCACGCTGCGTACGGAGTTCCCGACGCTGCGGACCATCACGACGCGGTGGGAGGACGAGGACGTCTACGGCCACGTCAACAACGTGGTCTACTACTCGTACTTCGACACCGCGGTCAACGGCTACTTGATGGAAGCCACAGGCACCGACATTCGCAAGCTGGACGCCGTCGGCCTGGTGGTCGAAACCCAGTGCACCTTCAAACGGTCCCTCGGATTCCCCGAGGATGTCCGGGCTGGCATCGCCGTCACCAAGATCGGCGGCACGAGCATCGAGTACCGCATCGGCCTGTTCCAGGGAGACACCGACGAGCCGGCCGCGATCGGGCGGTTCGTCCATGTGTACGTCGATGCCGAGACGCGCAAGGTCATACGCATCCCGCAGTCGATCAAGGACGCAGTCACGCCGCTGCTTCAGGAATCCGAGCCGTCCTAG
- a CDS encoding P-II family nitrogen regulator produces the protein MKLVTAVVKPHKWEEVREALAATGIAGMTVTEASGYGQQKGHTEVYRGAEYDVSLVPKIRLEVVVDDAEVEKVVATITGAAKTGKIGDGKVWVIPVESVVRVRTGETDEAAL, from the coding sequence ATGAAGCTCGTGACTGCGGTCGTCAAGCCGCACAAGTGGGAAGAGGTCCGCGAGGCTCTCGCCGCCACAGGAATCGCCGGTATGACGGTGACTGAGGCCAGTGGTTATGGCCAGCAGAAGGGTCACACCGAGGTCTACCGCGGCGCTGAGTACGACGTTTCGCTGGTTCCGAAGATCCGCCTTGAGGTCGTCGTCGATGACGCCGAGGTGGAGAAGGTGGTCGCCACGATTACTGGAGCTGCCAAGACCGGCAAGATCGGTGACGGCAAGGTCTGGGTCATTCCCGTGGAGTCCGTGGTGCGTGTCCGCACTGGCGAGACCGATGAGGCAGCGCTCTAA
- a CDS encoding ammonium transporter, which produces MNAGDTAWMLASSALVLLMAPGLAFFYGGMVRAKSVLNMMMMSFIAMAIVPVAWFLYAYSLAFDDDVTGGLVGGLGHVGLNGITPETLTGTIPTYVFVVFQLTFAIVTVALVSGAVADRMKFVAWALFVPVWLTVVYAPVAHWVFAFDTEDAKGGWIANKLGALDFAGGTVVEISSGASALALALVVGKRVGWKRDPMRPHNLPSVLLGAGLLWFGWIGFNAGSALGANHLASLALINTVAAGAAAMLGWLAIEVLREGKGTSFGAASGLVAGLVAITPSCGSVSPMGALVVGAVAGGICAFAIGFKFKLGYDDSLDVVGVHLVGGLVGTLLIGLLASNAAIELLGFGQPGLFYGGGLDQLGKQVVAAAVVLVYAFTCTYVIATVIDRLIGLRIDEEHEITGIDQVEHLETAYDHAGSSTGGLG; this is translated from the coding sequence ATGAACGCAGGCGATACCGCATGGATGCTGGCCTCATCGGCCCTTGTGCTGCTGATGGCTCCGGGCCTGGCGTTCTTCTACGGCGGCATGGTGCGTGCCAAGAGCGTGCTCAACATGATGATGATGAGCTTCATCGCGATGGCGATCGTCCCGGTCGCATGGTTCCTGTACGCGTACAGCCTGGCCTTCGATGACGACGTCACCGGCGGGCTGGTCGGCGGGCTTGGACATGTTGGTCTCAACGGCATCACGCCTGAGACCCTGACCGGCACGATTCCGACGTACGTATTCGTCGTCTTCCAACTGACGTTCGCGATTGTCACGGTTGCCCTGGTCAGCGGCGCTGTCGCCGACCGGATGAAGTTCGTCGCCTGGGCACTGTTCGTACCGGTGTGGCTCACGGTCGTCTATGCGCCTGTCGCTCACTGGGTCTTTGCGTTCGACACCGAAGACGCCAAGGGCGGATGGATCGCCAACAAGCTCGGCGCTCTCGACTTTGCGGGAGGCACCGTCGTGGAGATCAGCTCCGGTGCGTCGGCCCTGGCCCTTGCGCTCGTCGTCGGCAAACGAGTTGGCTGGAAGCGCGACCCGATGCGTCCGCACAACCTTCCGTCCGTGCTCCTTGGTGCGGGACTCCTCTGGTTCGGCTGGATTGGCTTCAACGCGGGCTCGGCGCTCGGCGCCAACCATCTCGCCAGCCTCGCCCTGATCAACACCGTCGCTGCAGGCGCCGCTGCCATGCTCGGTTGGCTCGCGATCGAGGTACTTCGCGAAGGCAAGGGCACCAGTTTCGGCGCAGCCTCCGGCCTGGTGGCCGGTCTCGTCGCCATCACACCTTCGTGTGGTTCGGTTTCACCGATGGGCGCCCTTGTGGTCGGCGCGGTCGCCGGCGGCATCTGTGCCTTCGCGATCGGCTTCAAGTTCAAGCTCGGCTACGACGACTCGCTCGACGTGGTCGGTGTTCACCTGGTCGGGGGCCTCGTCGGCACGCTCCTCATCGGCCTGCTCGCCAGCAACGCAGCGATTGAGTTGCTCGGCTTCGGTCAGCCGGGGCTGTTCTACGGTGGCGGCCTCGATCAGCTCGGCAAGCAGGTCGTTGCCGCAGCGGTCGTGCTCGTCTACGCATTCACGTGTACGTACGTGATCGCTACCGTGATTGACAGGCTCATCGGCCTACGCATCGACGAAGAGCACGAAATCACTGGCATCGATCAGGTCGAACACCTGGAGACCGCGTACGATCACGCGGGATCGTCGACCGGCGGACTGGGATAG
- the ftsY gene encoding signal recognition particle-docking protein FtsY — MTTLTLLLILAGVVVVLGAGLGLVISRRRAELPPPDELDAITEEVIEHPEHPEPQLEEPVAKPKPAPKPKPAPEPVPEPEPALEPEPAPEPAPPTLERPEAPKGRLVRLRARLARSQGTLGKGLLAVLGRASLDDAAWEEIEDTLLAADVGVGPTDELVEQLKTRMRVEGIKDPNHARTVLREELIALIGPSNDRSLKSTGADGKPGVVLVVGVNGTGKTTTVGRLARVLVAEDKSVVLGAADTFRAAAAEQLQTWGERVGVNTVRGPEGGDPASVGFDAVQKGIADGVDVVLVDTAGRLHTKAGLMDELGKVKRVIEKQAPVTEVLLVIDATTGQNGMTQARVFGEVVEVTGIVLTKLDGTAKGGIVIAVQRELGVPVKFVGLGEGVDDLAPFDPEDFVDALLE; from the coding sequence GTGACCACGCTGACCTTGCTGCTGATCCTCGCCGGTGTTGTCGTCGTTCTCGGCGCTGGTCTCGGTCTGGTGATCTCCCGGCGCCGGGCAGAGCTTCCGCCGCCGGATGAGCTCGATGCGATTACCGAAGAGGTCATCGAGCATCCCGAGCACCCGGAACCACAGCTCGAGGAGCCGGTCGCCAAACCCAAGCCTGCTCCGAAGCCCAAGCCGGCACCCGAGCCTGTTCCGGAGCCAGAGCCTGCACTGGAACCCGAGCCGGCCCCCGAACCCGCTCCACCGACGCTTGAGCGTCCCGAGGCGCCGAAGGGCCGACTCGTACGTTTGCGTGCCCGTCTCGCTCGCTCACAAGGCACGCTCGGCAAAGGTCTGCTCGCAGTCCTCGGTCGCGCGAGCCTGGACGACGCCGCATGGGAAGAGATCGAGGACACGCTGCTTGCCGCTGACGTGGGCGTCGGTCCGACCGACGAGCTCGTCGAGCAGCTCAAGACCCGTATGCGAGTCGAAGGAATCAAGGATCCCAACCATGCCCGTACGGTGCTGCGCGAAGAGCTCATCGCTCTGATCGGCCCGAGCAACGATCGCTCGCTCAAGTCGACAGGTGCCGACGGAAAGCCTGGCGTCGTCCTCGTTGTCGGCGTCAACGGCACCGGCAAGACAACGACCGTCGGACGCCTCGCCCGCGTTCTCGTGGCTGAAGACAAGTCCGTCGTGCTCGGTGCCGCCGACACCTTCCGTGCCGCCGCTGCCGAACAGCTCCAAACCTGGGGCGAACGAGTCGGTGTCAACACCGTGCGTGGACCTGAGGGCGGCGATCCTGCGAGTGTCGGCTTCGACGCGGTCCAGAAGGGCATCGCTGACGGGGTCGACGTGGTGCTGGTCGACACCGCTGGCCGCCTGCACACCAAGGCCGGCCTGATGGACGAGCTCGGCAAGGTCAAGCGCGTGATTGAGAAGCAGGCGCCCGTCACCGAGGTACTTCTCGTCATTGACGCCACAACAGGCCAGAACGGTATGACCCAGGCTCGCGTATTCGGCGAAGTCGTCGAGGTGACCGGCATCGTGCTGACCAAGCTCGATGGCACGGCCAAGGGCGGCATCGTGATCGCTGTCCAGCGTGAGCTCGGCGTACCCGTGAAGTTCGTCGGACTCGGCGAAGGTGTGGACGATCTTGCACCTTTCGATCCCGAAGATTTTGTTGACGCTCTCCTCGAGTGA